caagggtatatcaacttcggctccgcccgaagttagctttcctttcttgtttaattttggatttagggaaaaacttgaaataataggtctcacccacatgattcaaatatttattaaatatttgaagggaaaactcgaaataattgtattgaatttattatagttagTTAAACAAGACTTTCTCCAATTAAAAAGaattttaatctcatatttttaaaaagtcataTAGCAGGtgagataaaataatttcgttgagataaaataatctcatttaacaATATCAAAAAGGATATGTACAGAAACCACAGCCAATTATATAGAATTAGGTACCAAAAGGCGCAGATACGGGGTCTTTTATAGATTGACCATCTATAAATAGATACTAGTGAATAGGTACCTAACAATGAAAGCATGCCATtacataaatttattttgtttttttttagaaacgGTCTAAAGACcgatttattattattatataatttactCATAAAGATATgactaataagaaactttggtCATCTTCTTCTAAgtcattgtagttcgacatatgctcTTGTACGGGGTCGGACCTAAGCATATAGctatattgaaaataaaaagggaTATACAAACCCAGTTGCAATGGCAGGTGCGGCCTGCATAACTTCATCCATACAGATTGGCAAAGGAAAAATTGTTCGATTTATTACAAGTCCTTTCATTTGAGCTATTCCATTACGCATCTCCTGCGATTCCGTTTTCATATCATTGGCAATAACGCTAGTCCAGCCTACCTGGTTCACAGTATTATTTAGAAGTGGGAAAAACACCTCATCACATAACACAGAAAGATTGGCTAGAGGATTTGGCAACAGGTCTCCAATCATA
The nucleotide sequence above comes from Drosophila ananassae strain 14024-0371.13 chromosome Y unlocalized genomic scaffold, ASM1763931v2 tig00000105, whole genome shotgun sequence. Encoded proteins:
- the LOC116655455 gene encoding dynein axonemal heavy chain 17: MLDSLMIGDLLPNPLANLSVLCDEVFFPLLNNTVNQVGWTSVIANDMKTESQEMRNGIAQMKGLVINRTIFPLPICMDEVMQAAPAIATGFVYPFLFSI